The Candidatus Nanopelagicales bacterium nucleotide sequence GTCCGCCTTCCAACTGCACAAGCGGGCTGTAGACCGGCGCTTTCATCAGACCAATGCCGAGGATGCCAGCGAAGCCCTGTTGCCGGGCGAACGTGGCAAGCCCGTCCGAACCCGCGCAGTGGGGTGATTGCGGGGAGCACGAGACCTGCTCAACCAACTGAATCGCGATCGGGCCAGCCGTTGGGAGGTTGCCGATCGACACGGGGGCGTTTGCTCGTGAACCGGTGAATGTTGTCCCGTCCTCGTACGTGGTGCTTTCCCGTTCGCCCTCGGTGGTCAGACCAGCCTTCCCGACGCGGTTGGCGAAGACGCGCAAGCCGGGCGACCCCGTGTCGACCAGCACCGGGATTGATGGTCCACCGGCGACCCGCACGTGGGCGATCAGAAACGGATGCGAACCGTTGACGATCGGCATATCCAGTGTGATGGCCTTGCCACCGAGTCCCGAGGAAGCGAACGGGTCGGGCACGCCGCAACCCGCGACCAACAGGAGGGACGCCAACGCAAGCAGTCCCGCAGCGGCCCGACGGTGTTCGGCTCGCATGGTCACGCGCCCACCGTAACGAGAGAGCCGTCACATTCGCCTTAGAGCAGGAATAGGGGAGGCTAACC carries:
- a CDS encoding DUF3443 family protein is translated as MTMRAEHRRAAAGLLALASLLLVAGCGVPDPFASSGLGGKAITLDMPIVNGSHPFLIAHVRVAGGPSIPVLVDTGSPGLRVFANRVGKAGLTTEGERESTTYEDGTTFTGSRANAPVSIGNLPTAGPIAIQLVEQVSCSPQSPHCAGSDGLATFARQQGFAGILGIGLMKAPVYSPLVQLEGG